One Carya illinoinensis cultivar Pawnee chromosome 5, C.illinoinensisPawnee_v1, whole genome shotgun sequence genomic window, AGACCTAGTGCTGGAGCTCTAAAAAGAAGCAGAAGCAGCAATTGAGTTGTGGTGATATCGTCTTTGTAAGGATCTCCTTACTGGTGATGGGTTGCTAATATAGCATACAAGTTGTTATGTTATAATGAGCTTGAgttgaagaaataaataaaaagaggcACACCTCTTATAAATCTGTCTGTGAGTGGTGAATGTTAAGAGTAAGGTATCTGTTTAAAAGTAATCATAATTCGGCCATTGTGGCATGATTATCTGCCTAATGCAGAGTAATGAGTATAGCTTTTATATTTGGACATTTATAGCCAATCTTGCTTTATATCTTGTCATCTTGGTGACTCTATGATGATAtatgttcaaattttgagttttattttttggcgtaaaaaaaaatgtaatcaGATTTAACCGACTAGATCACAAGCTCATTTGAATTTAGAgaatgtttcatctcatctcatcattataattttttcaaattctcacacaaaataataaacaattcaacattttcaaatttcaattcaactttttcaaatttcaaaacaagaataatattaaaaaataatatctaataatattttatttaactttcatccaaaataatctcatctcatttctaaatCCAAATGAGCCATAGCCCAAAAGTTTTACTTTAGAGTAGGCTTGAGCTGAGTTGCAAGGGTTGAAATTTAGAAAACAgccgttttttttttctcaatcacATTGACTATTTTAATGCATTTTAAgtgatttttcatttaaatgagtaacttataaaactatttaaaagttGTCATATCAGCTAATGCAAATGAGAACTTTAAAATTCAACATTAATAATAGCATACTCATAAATTATTGTACATGCCTGAACAATTTTAAATCAATGCAAGGACTGGAAAAGCTCTTAATTTAAAGCAATAAGACCTAGTAGAAGTGAAGGATATCAAACAGTGCGAGTGCGTTATTcaataccatttttttttatactaaaGCCAAAGAATTATCATACAAATCAAACACTTTGAGAAACAGACAGAGCCAAACTAAGGTTTAGGGACTGCTACTAGCATGTACTGTCCATGTAATTGACCAACAATTCCTGCACCATCCCTCTATCTGGCATTCTCCCTGCAGCGCCATATACGGGCGCTAGACCTCCACTTATTGGACCTGGATTTTCTTTCACCTGAAAGacgaaattaaagaaaaaataatctaGTAAATATAGATTGTTGCATGACACATCATACCAAATGGATGCCAGCCCCAAATTAATCCCTCAGATCAGTACATAATTATGCCCTTACACTCTAGGAGTACAAACTAAATGGATTTTATACTTCATATCGGGCTCTAATCAAAGGGCCATATGGCTAAGCATCTTTTCAAGGTAAGAAAAACTTACAGTCTTCACTGACTCTGTCAAATCCCTGAGGAAATCCTCAACTATTGGTTCGTGTTGAAGAGTCACACATATATGAATGCTGATTCAAGCAAAGAGTAATAAAGATTTTAGTCTTGagaacaaaaataaatccaaagcTCAAAACATGATTACCGCATAACTCTAAATAAATCAGATGGAAACACTGATATACAGCCTGATACATTTCAGACTAGTCACTAGAAAATGATCCATTAATTCAAAGTAAGAGGcaaatcatttatataatcCATTACCAGGCAGCGAGTTAAGCACTGACAGGTCAGTTCTTATTTTCTTGCCttgaaaaagtgaaaatgaaaatacctGTTGGGTCTTTGCAGCGCATTCAAATGCCAACCTTTGGATGACATGACATCATTGATTTCAAATATATCCACAACTTCAGAACCAAATGCCACAATTGTCATATCTGGCCTTCCAATGATAAATAACTCAGGAATTTCCTCTATCCTACACATAGAGAGGCTCTTCctttcaaaatcaaaatatcatctcGCTCCTCTCCCCTCCAAAACCAAAGTAGCAAAAAACAGAGGTGAAAACAACACATACCCTTTCTGTATTCTCTTTGACACTTCCATGATCCTTTTCGTGGTATCCAAATATCCTAAAGAACATTGGAATTACAGTCAGCCCAGAAGCCACGCATTTGGTGTAATGTCTGGCTggcaaatataaaaattacacGTCATAGCTTCAAGTTTGAAAGCGATAAGGGTTACTGTCTCACCTTCTTCCCCCAAAGACAGCATTGCTGCCCAAGCCCCAGCAATCAAGCCGCCAGGCCTGCTCCCAGCAATTGTTGGAGATACATACAGCCCTCCTGACCACTCAGTAACTGCAacatgatgagagagagagagagagagagagagagagagagagagagagagagagagagagagattacatGCCATCAGCAAATTGAACCAAGTAAATCTGTAAGGGCAGTTGTTCtagaatttataaattaactccACCAACCAAATAGAACACGTTTCCCTCCACAATGGCTTTTGCTTATGAAATACACAAGGCCCTAATTCGTTTTTGTAACATGGCTCTCAATAGTTATTGTGTTTGCATATTATAGTTGATTAAGCATGCAGAATTAAGTAAAAAATCACCCTCATgtttttatattcaaatgaTAGAGATGCTATATAGTGTGTGTTTTGCAATATTCACAATACTATTTCCAATTATCACTCTTATGAGGAAAAATCCCTCCAGTGTGGTTTGAATCTAGTCCTTACACTGCGAGTCCATTTCAACATAGATTGGTCACAGTGACAGACCCACGTTGTGCTTAggattttttgaaaattcaaaaacaCCCCCTAGATTTTATTCctaattctataaatatagaaaatgcccccccccccccccccccacaaaaaaaaaaaacaaaaaaagaaaaaaaaaatcataatcccCATATGCTctctaaaatttcaatatacctAGAAATActtctctccaattttttttctatagtccaaaaattttgtaaaatttctatatattatttattttcaaggacCTAGCCTcaccaaaattgaattaaaactaagtttaggagaaataataaacttattatatagatcccaaagttttttgttatacaatgtTGGGCTTCTTAAATATGAAATCAAagtgaaaatagaagaaaaggcATTTAAGGTTGATGATCTATACGAAAAATAGTTTGGAGGTTTTATCCTCTAGACTTCATTGAGCAAGAAAACATTTACGTAAGGTCTCAATTGTAGcattatatgtttaatgtgatacgaaaatatctagattctacatgaaacttgataaactagcttacatactagaatgaaagatgaccttctaaaagatcacttgataatttctatgaagaaaataaattctaaatatttcattacttaaataataatggatgaaCATTATTCCATGAAACATTCTGGTCACAAATCACGTAAGATCTTAATGTGatacaaaaatatatagattttacatgaaacttgataaactagcttacatactagaatgaaagatgaccttctaaaagatcacttgatagtttttatgaagaaaataaattataaatatttcattactaaAGTAATAATGGATGAATATTATTCCATGAAACATTCTCGTCACAAatctaaaacatatattaagttgtgtttttagaattttatttgtgTATGTAGCAAATTATtgagatctaattttatatatagttatgtttttatgatttttttaatccctttttATTATACATAAATGTGTCACACGATAGAAAAATTGGCCCCCCTCCAAAAAACTGCTGGTTCTGCCATTGATTGGTCAATAGTCTTCTAATGATAAAAACAGGAGATATAAAAGGAAATAGATTAAAGGAGAAACTTAGCTTGAAGGCTTTACTTTTCTGGGAAAAAAAGAAGTGTATACTTACCAGCAACAAATTGATGCTGTCGGAAAATAGGAAGCCAGAAAAACCAGCATTTCCACCAACCAAAACACCATGAAAGAAATGCATATTAGAAAGAATTTaaaccaagaaataaaaatagagtGACCTAACTCTTTTTGAAATACAAAAAACTTGATACCTATGAAATGTCAGAGTATTCAATATAATTTATAGATCATGTGCCATTTACATAAACATCCAAGGGGTTAAATACAAATTGGGATTTCAATCTGGAAAAACTGGGCgacagaattttatttatgcACATCCTAGGTTACCTTTCTTATATCATGATTTCTGTACAGAACTACACTTGTTCCTTTGGGAGCCAAGCCGTATTTATGCACATCCACAGATATTGAGGTCACTCCTTTAACAGAAAAATCAAAAGGTGGAATCGggtacctgaaaataaaaaCGTGAACTTATTCCATACTGAAGAAAGCCTACAGTTTCCAGGGAAGCCTAGCCAGAAATTTTGAGAATCCGAATGCAATTCTTTTAATAGCTTGTCCTCTATGGAATGTGTATGCAAAACGAAGGGGGCAAAAAcagaataatgaaaaaaataaacctaACATCTGTTAGTTTTGTAGTGTTGGCAGAACTTGGAGTCCAAAACCATGATTAGAAATCAAGTTTTTGTTAGGGATTGTTTGAACTAGAGAACTACAAACTTCTATGAGAAATAATGTCATGTCAACAAGTTGTCCTGACAGCTCAAAACAATGACATCCAGAGAATTCACTAAATCTATCGTGGGATTCTCAATCGAGCAAAAGTAGGTGTCAGCATCCCATCAACAGCCTGTCATGATGTCGCAACTGGAGCTCTCAGGTCCATGATTTTGTGTTTTGAAATTAGGGTCTTCCACCCAAGACCCTATATAAGgatctctctcattttcaagGATGTCTATTCATTAGAGTATCCATCATTAACATGAGcaaagagagaaacaaaaagaaggtAAAATTTGTGATCTTTAGCCACTGTAGTtccaatataataaattaagtttgaaaaattgttaGGAGTTCAGACTGCTACTGCAGTAGGGGCAAATGGGTCATGAAGTACAAGTACGATCTTGCTCTTATAAAGGTTTTGGGGAAGGAGATGGTAGCAGTGATTTTGTAATAGGAATAATTCTAAGTAAATCTTCAAATAGTGAATGGcgttttttaaacaataatctTCAAAAGaatgtatattttattagagATGTGCATGACTGGGAAGTGAATGCTGTTTCTGAATTTTTTTGGAAGACTATATGATATGAAGATTGTGCAAGGGAGGACAGTTTGCCGTGGATTTACATAGGTAATTCCGGATTTTCGGTTGGCTCCTTTTGCAATGTGTTAACTTGTCATTGTGTCAATAAATTCCCTTGGAAGTAGTCACATTATTTCCACATGGAAAATGATTCCTTCATGTTTGATGTGGTGCTTATGGTTGGAAAGGAATGGGGGCGGTGCTTTGAAGATAAAGAACGTTCAATGGGAGCACTTagggagtttttctttaatggcatggcccttcatgattttcttgccactaatgtgcctacctagttagggcattAGAGTTGTATTTCTGGCTTTgtcattctttgatcaatataatatgtttatttatcaaaaaaatagttttctttagtactttgtgtatttggattaAAGCTCTTGAGTTGAATGGAGATAATCTTCATGATTTGATTTTAGCCTATTCTAGTTcctagcttgtatttaggtgttttctcttatatacttcttgtgtacttggactatgcctatttacttgtcaataaattctcttattacttataaaagaatcttcaaatagtaaatttttttattcggTTCCATTTCGtcacaattctctctctctctctctctctctctctctctctctctctctctctctctctctctctctctattattatttataatagcAAATCTGTTGATGCTATGTGTGGTTACTAgagaacaaatattaaatatgtaactgcttttttaaaaaaaataaaaactgttctAGTCTATTAAACTTAGTTCTTGATGGCTTTTTAATATCCATAGCTTGTGTTACACACTTATTCACCACCCTTTAGGCGTGGTGCAGGGTCTAAACATCAttcttcaacttcttcatgAGTGAAAAGTGTGTgctagagagagagggagtttGTATTGCAGCATTATATGTGGAACAATGGCCCATAACATTGGCGGCACAATCATGTCAACCTGTACAGCTCAATTCTTAGACATTGTTTACTGGCAGGCACACCATTGTTGAGTGGTCAATGTGATGATGCATTGAGTGGTGGCATAATAAGCAACCATCAAAAGATTTACTgagataattaaaaagaaaaagaaagaaagaaagaaacatgcTGCCATACCCAAGTTTCCTAGCAAAAGGTAGTACAAAGCCACCAAGACAAAGATCAACATGGAGACAAATTCCAAAGCTAGTAGCTAATTCACCAAGCTCCTGTGAAAGAAATTGTTCAGATCATTCAATTCGGCTGTTAAATAACCTAAAAGAGACAATAAATTACATGAACAAGTTAGTTCCTTGCATACCTGAATAGGATCAATGATGCCATGAGGAAACCCAGGTGCGGATCCAACAATCTGCAGGACAAAAAATTCTAGGTCTGTTCAAGTAGCAAACAAAAACTTTGAAATTGGAATATCAGCATCAACCTGCCCAAGACAGTAAaccaatttgtttttttcttttggagggAGTTGGGGGGGTGTTATGGAACAAGAAGGCTTAAATTGATTAAATGTACCACGAAAAGACTCAAGAAGAAATATTCAAGAGAAAGTAAAATCAGAGCTGGGTCCATAAATTAAATACCAAAATTGTGTTTCGGTTAATATGTCGTTTAATCGCTTTGACATCTGCTCGAAATTCTTTATTTATAGGGACACGCCACAGCTTGATGTTAAAATATTGTGCAGCCTTGTCATATGCTGAGTGTGCAGATTCGGGTATTATTCTGAGctcagaaagaaaaaaataaatataagtaacTTCCAGATCAATACAAAGCTCACAAATACCAAAGAATTGAGGTATGGGCAACCGACATACATTTCAGGTTTTGTAATTCCCTTCTTGGTTTTCATGTAGTCACGTGATGATTTCATGGCTAACAATATGCTTTCAGTTCCACCTGATGTCATGTTTCCACATATTTGTCCTCCCGAACCCTTTTCTTTACTGCCAAGCAGTCCAGCTGTCATTGCAACCACTTCTGCTTCAAACCGTACTACGCTCGGGAATACATCCAAATGCAATGGATTGGTATGTGCAAACCTGAAAAGCAATTCAAACCAAGTCCTAATGAGAGATATAGGATTTGTTTTCACCATAAAGGGTGGGAAGGAACAGATCTTATCAGACTCATCATTGCAAAGAATAATGAATCCTCCCTATGAgggtaaaaatcaatattaacaCACTTTATGCAGCAAACAGAAGCAGGAAGGTAGGTTGCTAGGGTTTGTTCAAACATAAACACACTTTATGCGGAgcagagaaaagagaagaaatggcGACCAGATGAAGCTGATGAGGATATGAGAgcaaagagagattgcatgcaAACTGTGTGAACACAAGTTGTTAGGGTTTTGCCAGGATGGATGGTTGTTAAGTTGCCTTTGTTCACACATTAACACACTTTATGCGGCAAACACAACCAGCAAGGTAGGGAGAAATCAACATTAACATGAAAAAGCCGACTCCGACTCAGTTTTGTAGGAGCACCGTTGGAGTCGGTATGGAGTCAGTGGGACAGATTTTTGCACACCCCTAATAATTAGCAGTTCTGATTGAAATAAAAAGGTCAAAAGGTTGACTTTACATTTAAACCAACGATGACGATTTTGCAACAGAGAATACAAAGTGACCTCTGGTTAAAATtcacaacaattttttaatgGTTCAGAAAAGGCAAGAGAAGGCATTTTGTTGCACTCATTGGACTCTCTAAATTCACATCCACCCTTGCTTGCAGTTGCATATCAGTATAAACTATAAACGACTATTATCTTGTTGAGTGTAGTTTGCAATTAGGACTTTGCTTGTTCCATTGTTTATTGGGGACACCAAAAGTGTAGAAAAATTTGGGAGAGAGCATTGCGAGCTGAACATATATGTTCACTTTTGAGCTCTTCCGCTAATATGACAGTCTTTGCACTGACAAATTTCAACAAGTTAGTTTTGGTTTTGGAGGAGCTAAAAAAcagaaagcaaaaagaaaaggatttgTAAACTGATGATCACAAGAGTACAAAATCTTACTAACATTGAACATGCCTCATTAATCAGAGAAAAATGTCCTTCAGACTCACTTCCTCCAATGTAGCTGCAAAAGGAATCCATAATTTGTTAATCACAAATGTTTCGAATTTTTTAAGTGAAAGACCTACATAGAATTCCATGCTAACGGTTGCTAACATACACTGTACCAGAGCATTTTCCTTGCCAAACcacatcatttcttttctcatctttcattttctctatgACCTCAACTCCCAAACCTGCCCTCGGCAGCTCGGTCCTCCAGCCATCTCGCTTAGACTTACCACCAGACTGTAACTTATCCACAACCTGCTCATTGAACCAACCATGGCATccacaaaatcaatataaatgTTTAAACCCTTATTGTGGCGCAGAGAGAGAGGTCAGACCTTTGATTTGGATCCACTCGTCCAAGACCTACTAACACTATAGAACTTAAACTGAGTACTTAGGAGTAATCCACGGAATacttaaaatcataattttttttttttttttaacggttAAGATTTTACTGTCTAAAAATAAGGCAGAGTGTCCAGTGGAATAGGCAAAAATAGCTATGCATTAATAACACATAAACAGCAGCATTGGAATTTCATCCAGTAAAACTCTCGTGTTTCGCATGGTCTCGTTGTTATTCGATCTCGTTTCATTTATCGCAGCATTACAATTTGTCTAATTTTCACTTCAGAAACAACGACCACGGACACAGAACAAACATAGTGACAGAAATTCGAATACCcataaatctacacatgaaaCATGTCAATGGATGAATTAATGAATggaaaactaaaattaattcAGATAAATGATTATTGACCTTCTGTTTCTCGGCATCGATGTAACTCTTGACACCAGGAACCAACctgttatttttttcaattaataaacataaaaaaacaaaaaacaaaacaaaacaaaagcatgTCTACTATTAGATCAGTAATTACTAGCGAAACAAATTTCCAAAAAATCAAGAGcaaatgaaccaaaaaaatCACTTGAGGAGGCTCATGAGGAACGCTATGAAGGTTGCTTTGAGTCCTCGTTCGTGAACCACACAGAGAAATGATTGAAGCGTCCGAGCGACGAGAAAAGCGAGGAGGGGAGCGAGAAGCAGAGCCAGAGGCTCGTATTCCGATAGGAACGAATTCGCAGAAGCTCTGAAACGAATCAAGAACGACTTCGGAGAATAATCCATTGCCGGCGACGAAAATGAAGAATATCCACAGAGAGAGTGGTATTCGGTCTTCTCTTCGCTTAGTAGTATTGCGTACAGGATATGATTTGAATTTCGACGGGGGTGAGGGTGGTGGGTTGCGTCGCTTCTGCTCTTGGGTGAGCTGCTTCCCTATTTGACTGGACGTGCGATGATGCTTGGTTGTCCAATTACCAATGTAATGTTTAGTACGTTACGTCCGCtgtttttcattcttttatgaGCCGTGCTGCACCTACCCATCGAGGGTCTACCACGAGGATTGCTAcgacaaattataaaaaaatatttatttatttttttatacttttaaatatttttttaaaataaaaaattcataacattatttaaaaaatattttcttatccactaaataaaaaaattcatcggGAGCCATCCAGTGTAGatttcttcttttattattcataatttttcaggTGACTAGCTGAGACAGAACGTTTTGTTTAGCTGTTATTTTGGTCTTTTGtgttaaagaaagaaataaatgatGGACATCAGGTGCAGTGTGTTTTACAGTACAATTTAAGCTAATAAATTTATATCCTCCATAAATCATGATTCaggtaatataatttaatttaaaaaatattaaaaataaaattatagctGTCCAATTAGAGGGGAGCGACTCTTTAATCACCGGTAATTGTCTGGACAATATCCCAATTAATATAGTTGTACCCATCTACTGTATACCCATGGGCCcggattggttacacaaaattaaaaaactcatcttaactcatcattacaattttttcaatttttcgtataaaatataataaataactttactttttcaaatttcaatacaaaattaatattataaaattatattataataatattttatttattattatttaaaatatcttatctcatcttatttcatctataTAACCAAACGGATCCTAAAAGTAATCTCTATctatctcaaaaaataaaataaaataagtaatctCTAACTAAAGATAGGAATAATGGGCCAAAATTTCCTCAAAGCAATAAGATTAGTTCGAACAAAAAGTTACTATAAAAGAACTGTTGGGCCATGAATGACAGTTGAAGGCCCACAGCAGCTTCAACTTCGGGGCCATTTTCTCCTGTCTCTTGGGGTTATGCTATGGAGCCGTTAAGAAGAGCCTGGCCCAATTTGATGAATATATAGTGTATCAGTATGCAACCACCCACAGTccatagaagaaaaagaaaacgaaacgAGAGAACGCAAGGAGAGAGGATAATCAGAAAACATGTATTCCCAATTCCTATCCTCGGACCAAACCGCTACTGCAaaatgcttatatatatttttaaaataagatatatgGCCGGTTAGATTGGTTCGAACCtgtttctctctaaacaaattTAATCACAggttcaattttattatttttatatattttttaataattaaacctGTGACTAAACTTGTTACGAAGAAATAAGTTCAAACCAATCGATCTGGTTTGGTACAAGCCAACCATTTGGGTCGGTCGATTTTAACAGCCCCAACATAGTTCTTGTgttctctttattttaattattaaaaattttatatgcagtcatttttacatattcttttatatacttcactaatataattagttgtgtattaaaaaataattgatcaaatcaatttatatcagtgaaatatatagaaaatgcaTAAAgctgattatatataacattattctttaattaatttgatttgtacAGGTACATCAGGAAATATCAAAATGCAATTTCAAAACATTTCCAaagcttttcattttattttgatagGTAGGTAGGTAGGTAAGTTACCCATAGATTTTATCAATTACCTACAGCCTTTATCCACGAGGCTTGGCTTGaattgttaaaaatactccagcATCGAATTAATAAGCTTCTAGTAGTACTGGTGAAAATCAGAGTAACATTAACAACATTAATGATAGTAATTAACAGTAGTAATAGTAGTCAAACTATATATAGATCAATGGCCGTACATAGAGAAGTTTGAACAAGCAACTAGGTAGGGAGACGATATTTATTCATTGAATGTTGACCAGTCACAATCTGTATAATACATCATGTGTTGAGCAACACGAGTTTGATTACAGAATCTGATGGATATATCGAGGTTTGATTTTTTCCCTTGGTCTAAAAACTCCAACATGATCTTGATTTGTTGATCGATGGTGATCACTCGACAGTGTGAACGTGAAGTACCGATGAAAAGTACCATGCATGCAGTTTTGTTTGCTGACCTGCACGTGAGAGACATGTCACCATTAATGTTGTAGTGCCTCAACATTAATCACAAACTCAACACATATCATATAAATAGATATAGTCATCGGAAGCATCTTTCTAAATGGTCCGCGCGCCACGCCGCCTGTTAGTCTCGACGCATGGCTGCCTGAATTTAGTCATGTTGCTTTTTAATTTCCCAGGAAAATGCAATGTATGCTTCATGTGAAAAGCCAAAAAGTATATATGACTGCTACCTCCTAGTACGTACACGACAAAGTAATTTTCAATACCGAATATATGGTTGGATGGATGTGAAAAGTACTAGGGCAGATACAGGATCaatcataaaattaataatcaagCTGCCGGAAGCTGATAGTGAAGAAAATAGTTGAGATCATGTGAAATTAGATCAAAAGTCGTGTCTATCACTAACTGTTGAATACTTGAATACGACTGATCATTTGATTAAGCTTCTAACTCttacgattatatataacatctGACACTATGCacaattgaattaattttataaacaagAGATAAATTATCAGATTGATTCTTATAACGTGAACGGataatattcttataatttgctgtaagttttttatgtttatgtaAAATCATTAACCGTTCCAAAAGTTTAAacttaaaaatagatttaattatttagattttatctcaacactctctctctctcatgtgtgAATTAGAATTCTTCTGATCAATGAGTATTAAGTAGGTCTAGCACATGAATTATTTAgttaaatatgataaattattgtAGAGTCGGGATTCAAACTAATCATATTTATGCtgtaatatcatataaaattactgCTTAtctcaaaagttaaaaattatgttGTGTTAATAGCTTTAGTATACTGTAAGTTAATTCTACGTAGATATAACTGAGAACATGAAACGTATATAATAAGTTTACTAGTTTCTCTTTGCAGGAGCAGCTGATCTGATGTTGCTT contains:
- the LOC122310547 gene encoding sphingosine-1-phosphate lyase isoform X2, yielding MLCYIGGSESEGHFSLINEACSMFAHTNPLHLDVFPSVVRFEAEVVAMTAGLLGSKEKGSGGQICGNMTSGGTESILLAMKSSRDYMKTKKGITKPEIIIPESAHSAYDKAAQYFNIKLWRVPINKEFRADVKAIKRHINRNTILIVGSAPGFPHGIIDPIQELGELATSFGICLHVDLCLGGFVLPFARKLGYPIPPFDFSVKGVTSISVDVHKYGLAPKGTSVVLYRNHDIRKHQFVAVTEWSGGLYVSPTIAGSRPGGLIAGAWAAMLSLGEEGYLDTTKRIMEVSKRIQKGIEEIPELFIIGRPDMTIVAFGSEVVDIFEINDVMSSKGWHLNALQRPNSIHICVTLQHEPIVEDFLRDLTESVKTVKENPGPISGGLAPVYGAAGRMPDRGMVQELLVNYMDSTC
- the LOC122310547 gene encoding sphingosine-1-phosphate lyase isoform X1; the protein is MDYSPKSFLIRFRASANSFLSEYEPLALLLAPLLAFLVARTLQSFLCVVHERGLKATFIAFLMSLLKLVPGVKSYIDAEKQKVVDKLQSGGKSKRDGWRTELPRAGLGVEVIEKMKDEKRNDVVWQGKCSGTVYIGGSESEGHFSLINEACSMFAHTNPLHLDVFPSVVRFEAEVVAMTAGLLGSKEKGSGGQICGNMTSGGTESILLAMKSSRDYMKTKKGITKPEIIIPESAHSAYDKAAQYFNIKLWRVPINKEFRADVKAIKRHINRNTILIVGSAPGFPHGIIDPIQELGELATSFGICLHVDLCLGGFVLPFARKLGYPIPPFDFSVKGVTSISVDVHKYGLAPKGTSVVLYRNHDIRKHQFVAVTEWSGGLYVSPTIAGSRPGGLIAGAWAAMLSLGEEGYLDTTKRIMEVSKRIQKGIEEIPELFIIGRPDMTIVAFGSEVVDIFEINDVMSSKGWHLNALQRPNSIHICVTLQHEPIVEDFLRDLTESVKTVKENPGPISGGLAPVYGAAGRMPDRGMVQELLVNYMDSTC